From Coffea arabica cultivar ET-39 chromosome 2e, Coffea Arabica ET-39 HiFi, whole genome shotgun sequence, the proteins below share one genomic window:
- the LOC113730795 gene encoding ATPase GET3B-like, producing MATTVVGSYPHSLKSLSSPLYLLKFNPSFSSGFVSFPSTRNQPRKSLVVRSVAAPVEAASGFDEMVSGTQRKYYMLGGKGGVGKTSCAASLAVKFANNGHPTLVVSTDPAHSLSDSFAQDLTGGTLIPVEGPYSPLFALEINPEKAREEFRSAGQKSGGTGIKDFMDGMGLGVLADQLGELKLGELLDTPPPGLDEAIAISKVMQFLESQEYNMFTRIVFDTAPTGHTLRLLSLPDFLDASIGKILKLRQKIASATSAIKSVFGQEDSHREDAADKLERLRERMIKVRELFRDTSSTEFVIVTIPTVMAISESSRLCASLKKESVPVKRLIVNQVIPPSASDCKFCAMKRKDQMRSLNMIQSDPELSSLMVIQAPLVDVEIRGVPALQFLGDIVWK from the exons ATGGCAACAACAGTAGTGGGTTCCTATCCTCACTCACTCAAATCCCTCAGTTCCCCTCTTTATCTTTTGAAATTTAACCCAAGCTTCAGTTCCggatttgtttcttttcccaGCACAAGAAACCAGCCTAGGAAATCTCTTGTTG TAAGATCAGTGGCTGCTCCTGTAGAAGCTGCCTCTGGGTTTGATGAAATGGTTTCAGGAACACAGCGTAAATATTATATGTTAGGTGGAAAGGGAGGAGTTGGGAAAACAAGTTGCGCAGCATCACTTGCAGTAAAATTTGCCAATAATGGTCATCCCACTCTTGTAGTTTCAACTGATCCTGCACACTCTTTAAGTGATTCTTTTGCCCAG GATTTGACAGGAGGGACACTAATACCTGTGGAAGGACCTTATTCTCCATTATTTGCCCTTGAG ATAAATCCTGAAAAAGCTAGGGAAGAATTTCGTAGTGCTGGTCAGAAAAGTGGGGGAACTGGAATTAAGGACTTCATGGATGGTATGGGCCTTGGAGTCCTTGCAGACCAG CTTGGGGAGTTAAAGCtgggagagttgttggacacacCTCCTCCAGGTCTCGATGAGGCTATTGCAATTTCTAAG GTTATGCAATTCCTCGAATCACAAGAATATAATATGTTTACCCGCATAGTGTTTGATACTGCTCCAACA GGTCATACATTGCGGCTTTTGTCCTTGCCCGACTTCTTGGATGCATCAATAGGAAAGATATTGAAG TTAAGACAAAAAATAGCTTCAGCTACTTCGGCAATAAAGTCAGTGTTTGGCCAAGAAGACAGCCATCGCGAAGATGCT GCTGACAAATTAGAGCGCCTGAGGGAGAGAATGATTAAAGTGAGGGAGCTTTTCCGTGATACAAGCTCAACGGAGTTTGTCATAGTGACAATACCGACG GTGATGGCAATTAGTGAATCATCAAGATTGTGTGCTTCCTTAAAGAAGGAAAGCGTACCTGTTAAGAGGCTCATTGTTAACCAAGTTATTCCACCCTCTGCATCAGACTGCAAATTCTGTGCAATGAAAAGGAAG GACCAAATGCGTTCTCTCAACATGATTCAAAGTGATCCAGAACTTTCCAGCTTGATGGTGATACAAGCTCCCTTGGTGGATGTAGAAATCAGAGGTGTTCCAGCCCTTCAATTTCTGGGGGATATTGTCTGGAAATGA